CCCCTTCTTCACCATCATTAAaacttaaaatacttttatttgataagaaaaattatattatagttttcttaataaaaaacaaaatagaacaaaaaaacTTCTCCAGTCAACAGCAAAGCACAAGACAGTAAGGCTCCTCCTCCCACATCACTGCAGGACACAGTATGAGCACATGCACAGATCTATGCTTTACAGTGCCTAGAGGGGGAAAACAGCACTTGACACAGAAGGAATCCTCTGGGCAGCTGAAATGTTGTGATCCCAGCCAGCACTTATTAGGAGACCACTCTTCCTTgcctaccccccccccccccccacatacACACTTCCTCTCACcatataaacaaacacagctaGTGTAGCTGCAGGGAGGAACTGTGGTGCTGGGGTACAGAGGAAACATTGACTGTAGCCGCTACTGCAGGTACACTGGAGCTTCAATATCTTAAGAACAACTCACTGACTCGGAATGTcaatatttctgtctttaaaacaCAATCAAAccattcttttgtttctaacaCCAAAGAATTTCCACGTCCTTTCAAAAATAGCTTATGTCattatgtgtatgtatttacaTCTTAGTTCAGCAAAACACTATTTTGGCAATAGATTTTTTTATAGTAAGAGCTCTAGCAAGtctcccctttccctctcccgTGTGACTGATTTACAGTCGGTATTTTTGCATGTTTGGCTTAAGGTGTTTACAAGCTGTTTGTGCTGTTGAAGCTGAGCTGCAAAGAGATCAGGGACCAACACTGTTCAAAACAGGATGCCACAGCATTTtatctgctctgctgcaggtggATTTACATCCCTGAACACAGGGGAcgaggcttttgttttttaaacaacaaaaatacaaaacactcTCTCCTTTGTTCTGGAGAAAGCCAGAGCTTTAAACGTGCTGTTGCAATCACGCTGTGACTGCATTAGATAGGACAGTCAGCCAACAATGCTTTTACCAGATGATGTGGTCAGACACACCAGGTGAATTTCTCCCACTGCTGGAGTCAATCACATTGCCAATCTCTTCCATAGAGGAGGATTTTTCTTGGATGTCATTTTTATCCAGAGTTTAAGCTgggtttcttttcagtttgcttcATCTGCCAATCTGATTAATGAAAcctgttttcctttaaacagATTTGTCTACGCATTTTCAGCATTTAGTGCATGAAGAGGGGCGAGGGGAAGCCAGCGCACAGAAGAATACAGTGCCTGATCGGCATagtttttagattttttttttcctaaaaaaatagagattatATTGCTACAGCTAATGATACGAGTAAGAGAGCAAGAGCTccttggtttgctttttttcctccgTTTTTCCCTCTGGTGTGCAAAAGTAAGCTCCCAAACGTCATCTGACCAAAACGAGTGGTATCAAAAATGGAAAAGGTAACTACTACAAATTCAGTAAGGTAGcacagacttttttctttccttttttttttttttctatttttttttttttttttttttttttttttttaagtgttcgAAGTGCTAGAATTTGCAAGAAAACAGGCACTAATTTCATTGTCATCATCATGATCGGGTAAGAGTTAGTGTCCAAAGGAAGATCAGCCACAAGTAAGGGAGAGGGAAGATAAAGAAGGTACAGCGTGCTCAGGGATCTGTGGCATTGATGATCGTTTTATCTGGAGGTGCCCATCCTCTATACCAGCTGCAGTAACCTTCCACCCTCTGGATGCAGGCATAGTGCTTCGCTTGGTGTCCTGAGTGGCCGAAGTTGGAGAGCATGTCTGTCCAAATGCACTCATTCTTGGAGGTGGCAAAGCAGGGCAAATAGTAGCAGGGCCGAATCTGCAATTGCAAAGAGCAAACCAGTGAGGCGACACAGAACCTTAATATAAAATGCCTTTCTACCAGAAGCAAGGGATTAAAAATTCCTCTCCTTAGAACCTCACTAAATCAAAATTCAGCCTCAGCTTACTAAGTATGTAAACATGTGCTTAACTTCACATACACAGGTAACTCCAGAGTCAAAGAGGCTTCTCGGGTATAGAAAAGTTGAGCTTTTTAGCTGTGCTTTTGCAGGCCTGAGGCCATGAGCAAAATCTTGGTACTGCCACCAAGCTGCCTGGTTTTAACTATTCAACTTGTCTgcacaagaaaaaaggaaaaaaaaaaaagaaaaaaaagaaaaaaaagctggcCATTTCTTGCCAAACATTTAGTACCTGATTTCATTCATCTGCAAACGATTCTGTGTGGATTCTAAAAGGCTTCCCTAATCCCAATTAAACTCTAACATGGAGTTACAAAGGTATAGACACAGCACTTTTATGTATCTCTTCTCTAGTCTCAAAACTAAAGCTGAGCTGTTccattttccttgcaaaaacCACTGtcctttatttccttcactGGCTGATCGCTATTACTGGTATTACCAGCTAGAGGAAACAAAACTCTAGGGTTCTAACATCTTCACACTACACAATTAGAAACACCACTTACCTTGCATCCACAGCCCAGATGATAACGATGATTCAGTCCTTTACGCTGGGACAGAGTCAGTCTGTCCCATTTCTCATACCAATTGCACAGGCCAGTGTAAACCTTCCCTTCGTACACACGGCCTTGAAAACAGACACACAGTCACAAGTTAGCACTTCTCAGCTCAAGCACTTTGCTCATTTCCTGAGACCGCTAATGCTCTCAACATGTTTGGCTTCAGTCCCTGCTCAacaactgctttctttttgttaactGGCTCGGGAATTTCTGACCAGAAAGATTACAGCACTTCTGTAAGTTAGGACTGCTGTGCCAGCTGTAAGCACCAACATACAGGTGAGTAATACTGACAAGTTTGTCTCAACAATAGAGCAACGCTAAGTGAATTGGCACCTTCAAAAGGACTATCATATCACTTATCTCCTTGCATCTCTTATCTCAGCTGTCTGTACTCAGAATAGGatgggctggaaaggaccttttggaggtcatctagtccaatccctTGCTAAAGCCTTTGGAGAtaccacaacctctctgggcagcctgttccagtgctctgttaccCTCAaattaaagaagttttttctcatattcagATGGAACTTTTCATGTTCCAGATTGTGCCCATCAACCCTTGTCTTTTCACTCCAAGACACTGGTGAACACCTTAATATTTGGAAGGCTTTTAACAGAGCTGTGTACACAGCTGCCATGTCTTTAGCAGCCATATGTATAGAATGGAAGATTTTGATTACAAAGTACATTGTCCTTTACCTGTAATCAGATACTGGTACTTGTTGACCTCCAGTTTCACACCACAAAGACTTTCTGAGGCTTCTGTGTAGATGTACTGAACATGTGGCATTATCTGGAAGCCCCTGTACATctagagaaagaataaaaaggcaTTAAGTCATCGTAAGATAACAACTTTTCACTCAGATTCTTTACAATCTATGCTTCTGGACTGTGGCAGCAAGCAGTGAATTTTACTGTTTAGGGTGAAGGACTAACAGTACTAGCTGGATTCCGAGGGAAGTCTCCCTAACAATCTTCTCACAGGACAGAATACCCACCTGTACAACTCTACAGGGGGATCCCTTTCCCTGCTCTCATTAGTTCTAGTGGCACGAAGGGAGTAAAGAAGTACGAACGTAGCAAGCTCTGCCAATATCCtcaacaagttttttttttcctttatgtagCTTATAATCAGGGAGAAATTGGTTCAAGTTTGGCTTCTTTCTCATTCATGTGACTTAAACAATTTCTTGTGAACAAggggattattttcttttaaacaatgATCTTGTTTTCCAGTATCAGTGCTGTAAGAGCTTCAAGCTTTTGCTGCTTGATCCAAGTCATCAAGCCAGATGCCTACTTCTCAGATGCCTAGCACACACAACTCCTGTTGACCTCAGCAAGGATTTAACGTTTCtctaatgaaagcagaaatagaaTTCTACTTAAAATTAGCCTGTTATTGATGGCTGCCATGAAAACAATATCATGTATACATAATTCCTCTAtgcttcttctcctttttcataaTCGTTAAGTGGAAGCCAAGATGCAGTTCAATTTAACTGAAATATGAACTCACAGACACACTGGCAGTTGGAGTCAATCAGGAATTAGCAAGTGTCCTTATCTGACTTGACCTTACCACTGCCATTTAGGGAAACTCATACATACTTGTTTAGTAGTATAAAGAGTCTGTGCATGGCAATGAGGTAACCATTACAAGCATACACTGAACCCAATaaatcatattctttttttGAAACATTGAGGATAATTTTCCTCCAAATTTCATCTTTAGAATTTGGatatttcaaattattcaggctctttttcctcccctgccGCAAGATACATGAGTTGCCAACATTAAGaagttaaaggaaaacaatggaGGGCAGAAAGAATCACAATTTCACAGTCTTTCTTAACCTACCCTTTTCTCTGTTAGCTTTGTTGGTAGAGAAGACATTCATATGCTAGATCCAGGTACTGCatatacaaacaaacaataagCTACAATTTTTCTATGTGCATTTTTCCATGTCAAATCACCTTACGGTTATCCAGGGAGTATCCTTACTGACAGTACTCCAACCAGCCTTTTATGCAGCTATCACAGTTCAgtaacagcactgctgtgtacAGTAAAAGACATTCCAGAGGGTTTCTATTTTCCAGCCTGCCTTCTACGCCCAACAAATATgcaaggaaagcattttttaaaaattaatcatactgtaaaaacagaagctCAGAGATCATGTTTGGAATAAAGCACTATATTCTTAGCTCAGCAAAGCCTTACACTGAATATAGAAGAACTGAACCTTGCCTCATCTCTACTTTATTCCTGCAGTTTTATTGGTATGGGATGATCTACTCAGAATTTCCAATCACCATTGAGATAGCTGAAGATCTaagtgctggcacaggcacCCTATGTGTCCTTGGATGAGTTATTTAGTCTTTAGTGCATTTTCATTCCTCATCTGCAAAACAGCTCTGCCTTGCTTCACAGGGGTAGTACTGTGGGGAAACGCATGCTGACTGAAGATCGTGTGTTCAGACCCCAAGCTAGTGGTCATCACAGCAAGAAGCTATGATTGCAGCATCTAAGCAGATAAGACTAGCTAAGATAATGGCTGAGGCTGTCCAGTCTTCTCCACCACAGAGAGCTGGAGGCCTGGCCCATGCAATACAAGTGACCTGAGTCACTCTGACTGCTAAGCTTCAAGGAGCATAGGACTAATTAAGGATCTGAGCTACCTGCACAAGCTCCTCTTGTAAAAGAGGAGTCACAATCTAGATTAATCATTCTTCAGAAGAACATCTCAGCCCCTTCCTACAGGACCCCTGCAGTCCAACTCATTGCATCTTCTGCACCAGCAAGCTCAAAATAATTGCCCCTG
The Coturnix japonica isolate 7356 chromosome 1, Coturnix japonica 2.1, whole genome shotgun sequence DNA segment above includes these coding regions:
- the TIMP3 gene encoding metalloproteinase inhibitor 3, translated to MTAWLGFLAVFLCSWSLRDLVAEACTCVPIHPQDAFCNSDIVIRAKVVGKKLMKDGPFGTMRYTVKQMKMYRGFQIMPHVQYIYTEASESLCGVKLEVNKYQYLITGRVYEGKVYTGLCNWYEKWDRLTLSQRKGLNHRYHLGCGCKIRPCYYLPCFATSKNECIWTDMLSNFGHSGHQAKHYACIQRVEGYCSWYRGWAPPDKTIINATDP